The Brachypodium distachyon strain Bd21 chromosome 4, Brachypodium_distachyon_v3.0, whole genome shotgun sequence nucleotide sequence GATCATTAAGGAGTCAACTGTTTTGTACCGAGGATGTGCATCTCAGCGATGACCGAGCTTATCGACTGCGACGGTACTAATAGGTGCTGCGACTCAACGAGATTTGTAGAAAATAAAGAGTTGCATTTCTTGCGAGTACAGACTGAAGAGAGCTCTTCGACTTTATCACCACAAGAGGTTCAGCTCGCTGCGAAGTCGACTGGAGTTGCATTGGAATTGATGTTGTGATGTCGTAAAGAAGTCGGACAAGAAACACTTCATGAGTCGTGGTTAAAAGGACGAGAAAAATAGCGACATGTAAAAGACAATTCTTGTTTACGTTGGATGAATTTTTagtctatcttttttttcacatggACCGAAgcacatttatttttcttcgcTCCCCTCTATAACTGGCCACCGAGTCGGGCTTTCCAGAAAAAAGGTCACACGCACAGCGGCCCAGTCTGCCCGGCAAGCGTGCCGGCCCTCAATCCAGCTTGGGCCATGACTGGTCCTACGGGCTGACCCGTTTGTATTTTGTATGAGGAGTAAATTAcacaaaaccaccacattagaGGCTATGGTTTCACATAGGTACCAGTTTACGTTTTAGTTGCTAAAAACCACCGAATTTACTTAACCCCTCCTTCGCTAGCGTCTAAGCCCATTTCTGACATAGTGGGTCCACCGGTCAGACCAACATGGCGTGCCAGCGTGGAGTTGACTTCCTgactttttcttctctctacTGAAGCTCCGCCTCCTCTGCATCCTCTCCTCCTTCACCCACTGAAACTCCTCGCCTCCGTGCTAGCGTCAGACCAAGAGCCCTTGCTCCGGCCGCCCCGTTGCTCGAAGACGCCCCCCGCTCACCCCCGCGTGGCTCGCCGCCGTGCGCTCCCCGCGCTGCCCCCCGTGCCCGCACGGCCCCTGCTggccgccccgccccgcccctCGCGCTGCCCCCCCGTGCCCGCACTCGCTGTCGCGCCCCGCGCCCGTGATGCGCCGCCGtgtccatgcatgccactGTGTCCGTGCATGCCACTGTGTCCGTGCGCGTCCGTgatgcgccgccgcggccatggcCCTCCCAGCGGTCATGGCCCTCCCAGACCCTCTACGCTTTGCCCAGGTGAACCGCTTTGTCGTGCTGAACCTTTTGGACGAAGGAATCGACCTGCCGTGGTCGGaatcgccgtcgccgccaccttctTCCCCATGTGGTCGAAACCTTCTCGTGCTCTTCGTCGAGCCGGGGCTGTGCAGCGGGGACGGGGAAGCTcggaggcggccggccggAGGTGGAGAAGACGGGGCAGGTGCGAGAGGAGGCGCCGGACCTCGCCGGCAGCCATAGAGTCATCGGCGGTGGCCGTCACCATGGCCACGCTGGCAGGCCGCGCTGGCACGCCACGTGGCTCGACAGTGCGTCGTACCTGTCAGAAATGGGTTTAGATGCTAAATAAATCCGGTGATTTTTAACGACCAAAACGAAAACAAACGAAAACCAGTACCAATTTGAAGCGGTGGTTTTTTATAATTTACTCTTCGTACGAGAGAGTCGGGCCTGACCGACTGGGCTGGCGGACCATGCTTGGGCATGCCTTCCGCCTTAGTGGGCTGGCACGGTATAGCCCGCTTATATCCAGGCCCGGCTAATCCCGCGGGCCATTGACCAGCTATacacccctccctccctacCGACCtacgccggcggccggcaccATCTCGCTACCGAGCTGCCCAGCCCCCTAGCTCCGTAgctctttcttcctcctcgcgcaaGCGCTGTCCTCCCCCATCCCGCTGCCTCGCACCCCAGCCCCCTagctcgccttcctcctcacgcgagcgcctccacggcacgttgatctccccttcgattctctcgcttccgaccgtttctcctcccatcaccccacgaacggattcgccgtttcatctccttaatcttccccaattcgtaactgaggaaaaaaatcaaggtagggcggccgccctaccttgccctactggtcCTCCGCCGTGTCAACGGCGCCGCTGGATATGGGGGCGGAAGACGACGCGCTGTTCGAGATCAGTCGACATGCGTCAGGATCCCACGAAATCCCCCGTGTGAGTGTGGGAGTAGAATACgcgcatccatccatctccctCGTGCACTCCTTTCCGCCAGCACCCCCTTAAATCCATCCAATCGTAGGCGGGTTAGGTTATGGTGGGAGGTGATTCAGGGGTTCATATCAGTAACCGTGCTGTTTATGACAATTTTGTCTTGAACTTTTTTTGTGTTCTTTATTACCGTGGGTAGGTGAGCGGGCGGGTAGCAAGTTCCTTTTCCTTTCGGTCAGTTACTATTACATGTTTCTCCTGAGTtgtcatcatttttttttgtatgattCCATGTGAGATATTTTGTCTGTGTGTATATCGTTAGCAGTGTTTAACCGTGCATTACCCAGAGGGCTAAAAAATCTCCGCAATTTTTGTTATCTTTGTTGTAATGTAATTCTTGCAACCACAGGAAAGTGATGAAATCACCACAGCGAGTGGTGGCAGCTCAGGTGAAGGAGCAGGCATCTTCTCCTATCTCTCTTTCCATGGTAGGATCTTTACCCGTTACCCTCAAATCTAATTCAAGTCCTTCAAAAACCCAACCAGGAAATGCCCCTAACCATTAGCTTCCACTTTGGTAGGTATAAGCAAGCTCAAGGAGAGATGGAGTAGGTATAGCACACTTGGGAGGAGTAAGGGGAGAAGGGGTAATGCAGCATCCTTGTTCGTCTCGCGGAATGCGGAGTATGTTGCTGTAGCTCTTGGAAATCACATTGTCATATTGAGGAAGAGCGATGGCTATGTGTCACCCTGCGGCATATATACAAGTGAGTAAGCTTCCTACTTATTCCCACATTACATTGAATATTACAGCAGTGTTTTTCATTGGAAAGTGTAAAGTTCTTACTGGTGCAATACCCATTACCCTTTAATCAAGAAATGGTACTTCTACTGCTTATAGTGTTTTGAGATAGTATTCAGCTTGAATGAGGGCTCACCTTGTGTTTGAAGCCCATCTGTGAAATGTTACACCTGTGACGCACATACATTGCACTCTTAAATCTTTGTTTACACTGGAATTTATTTATGCTGTCGTTGTTTTGTCTTGGCAATAGCATTTCATGCTTGTAATTTAAGAAAATTGCTATTCATGACTGGTCAAGTGCCAAATTTTAAATGATTTGATTACCATAGGAGTTATGTAGTGTCCCCTGTGAGTTCTGCCGTAGCAGTACATATGAAAGTGGAGAatctatatactccctccgatccaaattaattgtcgcAGCTTTAGTCAGATTTGGTttagatacgcatgtatctagacgcgtttCAGTGTGTAGGTTCTCTCATTTTGAAAACAAAGTGCggcaattaatttggatcggagggagtagcatacTTTTTTTGGTAATGCTTAGTATTCAGGAAGAAAAGTTAAAATcatggtgattttttttctgtccttCAAATATAGTGTTATTACTTGACATTTGCCGATGTCTAGTACATATTTTGCAGGAGTAATTATCTCTGAATCTCCTCAAATATTTAGTGCAAATTCATACTTCTGAGAGCTTAGGAGGTGTTGCACTagatttattatttatttatttctgttACTGTTGATGATGTGCATTTCTGCCACACACCCAGACTGTGCCAATCTGCCTCCTTTTATTTACCATTTTGTTGGTTGAATATGGCAGTACATCTTGCAATATTCTTTCATGTCCATTGTGCTGCATTCGATGTCACAGGATTATGATGCACAGAAGTTGTCAAAACTGTTgatatctatttttttctctctaatTCTTTCTTGTCAGATAATGACAGACTAGCCTTTTTTACAAATGGGGCTTGGCTGGAGGAGCAAGGCATTTTTGGTGTCGTGGATGATTCAAACTCACTATATTTGATAAAAGAAAATGGGCATGCAGTAACTAGAAGAACAAGCAATCAGTTGAAGGTATCTTTTCCTATAATTGATCTGCTTGTGCAGGATGCGTCAAGTTCACAAAGGTGATTCTCTGTTGCTTGCAGTTAGAGCCTTGCTTCTAAAGATATCATGTGTAACTCTTGCCAGTATTTTTTGCAATAGCTAATATGGTACTTGTAAATGTTTCATAGGCCAGGTTTCTACATTTTTACTAGTGATTGTGCGGTCCATAAATTTGATTACACTCAAGAACCTGAGGCGAGTTTATACAAAGTTCGTATAGTAACTAAAGATGTGCCATCACCTAGAGCTCCTCAGATACCTCAGAGTTTGGCTTGCGTTGATTATCATCAAGATCATTCATTAGTGGTTCTAGTTGGGGATTCCAGCCTCTCACCAGGCTCCAATGACCGTTCTGGTATGCCCTTGCTATTTGTTTTTGACGGGTTGCTATTATATTTTTGTACTGCTACATCCATCACTAGTTATCACTTTTCCACCGTATATCATTTTGTAGTGTAATTCTGCATTATTTATACATTGTCCTTCAATATTCTCTTGCTATATTTTCATCTTGAAAGATCTGACCAGAATTGAATGTAGTGTGAAATTCAAACTCCGAAACTACTGGCCCAATGTTGCAGTTGTTTCTAATATTTTTCTCTTTGATGTTTAGGAGCATATTTTCTGTATGTGTTGCACTTTGATGGACATCTGGAACTTAGTCTTTCATTTCAGAGCATGCAGCTGGAAGGGATGTTTTCTCCTCCTAATGGTAAaaaaacctttgtttcatctCCAAAAGTCAGAATATCACCTCAAGGCAAGTGTATTGCTACATTGGATTTGAATGGTTCTGTCAACATTTTTGTGCTTGGTGATAATTTGCGCTCTGTTTCGCTTCATCCTCATGGGAGTGGCACTAGTACGCACCTGATTGATGTGAAGGACATCAGTTGGTGGACAGATAATATTCTCATGGTAGTAAAGGAAGATGGTAGGATTAGCATGTACAGCATCACTGAAAATATGGTAGTTTCAAAAGATGACCCTGTCTTATCTGCACCACTGTTGGAAATGGCAAGGGCTATCGAAggatatgtttttgttttgcaatcTAGCAGACAAGAAAGTGACTACAAGCCTAACCTACCTAGTGTTTCTGGGGATCATCAGAGTGAGATGGATAAAGTATTTTGGAGTCTCATATCATTCTCCAAAGTTACAGTACTGGAGATGTACTCTGTTCTCATCAGAGAGAATCGGCACAAGGATGCTTTGGATTTTGCCTCCCGGTATAATCTAGATAAGGATGAAGTGCTTAAAGCATGCTGGTTGCGCTCTGCTGGAGATATTCTTGATATACAGTCATACTTGGTGAACATCAAAGACCAATCATTTGTATTGTTAGAATGTGCAAATAAAGTTGGACCTACAGAAGTGGCTTTGAAAGCCCTATTTTCTTTTGGCCTTCGTAAAACAGACCGTTACAATTTTTCGGAGCTGGATAATAGCGGTGAGGACTCAGTATGGGATATTCGTATCATTAGGCTTCGTTTATTGTGGTACAACGACTTGTTGGAGACATTCTTGGGAATCAATATGGGAAGGTATGTTGTCACGATCTTACAGTTTTGTCTTACATAATAAAGGCAGTTAGCTCAAGTTCATGATACACTGTGAGTGTTCAGAACTACACTCCTGCTATCGAGCCATATCAATCCtgcaaaaatataaatataattGATTTAACTCCTTACATTGTACAGGTATAAACCATGTTTTAGTCTTCAAACCAATATTTTTGAAAAGTACTATAGATACTTTCAATACTGATTTATCCTTGAAGAAAATCAATTTCAGCTGTCCCTTTGTACAATCCCCAAATTAGGTCTCttagttttatttttgtgcgGGGAGGCTCTTAGTTTATTTTCGTGAAGTGAAAGGGTAAAGGAATGAGCTTGTAGCATTCCAAGTTGAATGCTCTGTGATTTTCACCAGTGTTGCTGGTAACGTGAACCTCTCTACTCTTACAGGTTGATTTGTTACACTTCACTTCCTAGTAGTGTTAGGCCTAATGTCACAAGTTGATCGCATGTGTGACTATTGTACAATCCCTCCGCACGCTCCTGAAGTTCACTAGCTTGCTGCTTATTCATACTTATTTTTTGTGGCTAAATGTGATGTTCTTTCTGTTCAGGTTCTCAGCTGAAGAATATAGGAAGTTCCGTTTGATGCCTCTTGTTGATACTGCTATTGCTCTAGCTGAAAGTGGCAAAATCGGGGCCCTTAATCTTCTTATCAAGCGTCATCCATATACTATATCTTCTGACATTTTGCGTGTTTTGTCTGCAATTCCAGAAACTATTGCTGTGCAGACTTATAGTCAGTTGCTACCTGGGAAATCTCCTCCTAGTATTGTGATATTAAGAGATGGTGACTGGGTTGAATGTGAACAGATGGCATCATATATAAACACTTCTCCTAGTCAATTGGAGAAGATGGGAGTGGTGAAAACAGAAATACTTCTAAAGCATTCTACCGGCTTCTTATGGCCATCGGTTGCGGAGCTTTCTGAGTGGTACAGGAACAGAGCAAGGGACATTGACTGCTTAAGTGGACAGCTGGAAAATTGTCTTGCCATGATAGAGCTTGCATGCCAAAAGGGCCTTGTGGAGCTGCAGCTGTTCTTTGATGATATGAAATGTCTCTACCAAGTTGTATATTCGGATGAGTTGAATGAGTTTATAATGAATCTCGCGACCTGGGAAGATTTACCTGACTATCAAAAGTTCAAGATCATCCTCAAAGGAGCCAAAGATGACACAGTGGTTCAGCGACTAGACGAAATGGCTATCCCTTTTATGAACAAGAAATTGCACTTGATCTCCTCGAGCAGTGCtgagaagcaagaagaatCCTACCTGACTAAATGGATGAAAGAGGCTGCTGCAGAAAATGAGCTGTCCATTTGCTTGTCTGTTATTGAAAATGGTTGTGGGGAGTCACCAATTTGTGGGCTCTTCAAGGATCTTGATGAGATGATTGAAACGGCTATTCGCTGCATTTATATATGCTCTGCGACTAACCAGTGGAATACCATGTCATCAATTTTGTCAAAGTTACTCCATAAGacaaagagagaaaaatcTTTGTTGGCTAATGAAGAAGACTGCAGTCTGAAAGATGCTAAGCAAGCTCCTGGCACTTCTGTGGTTTCTTATGTTGACATGCAAAATTTGTGTGCTGCTATCTTGTCTGATCTGAGTGATTGTGAAAGGGATTCTTGCCATGGTTCAAGGGCCCACCAATTTGATAATATAAAATCCCTTGATATGCGGGAGAAGATGCTAAAAGTTGCTGAAGGTCATGTAGAAGTTGGGAGGCTCTTTGCTTATTATCAGGTATTAATGTGTTATGTATGTGTACATGGCCCACCCAGCACCAAGTTAGGAGGAGGATCAATTTCTCAGTTAGGAAGTTTATCCTTTGAAATAGGAAGATACCTTTTGGCTTGGGCCTTAAGCCAACCAGAGATAAGATTTACAATTTGTTACTTAGATTGGATTGTCAGGTATTTATATAGAGGACCCTCTATAAGGAGTTAATCAAGCAAAGATTAGCAGAATACTTGTTCTACCTTGCACCTGGAGCAAGAGCCCCTCCCCTACCTCCCTAAACCCTAGTATACAGTATGATATCTCTTCAAAGAACCGTTCCTGCTTCTGGATTTATGAACTGTGAAATTGCAATAAATCTCCGTTGTTTCCTTCAGATATTTATTTTCACATAGGCATGCATACACTGTTAAATGCTTCACTAGCATCTCCCAGTAAACTATGAGGCTTTATTAGCAATTATGTACCGTGATTTGCTTGTTACCAATAGTTCtgagttactccctccattccataattcttgtctaaaatttgcccaaaaatggatgtatctattcctaaaaagcgtctagatacatgtaatatttcgacaagaattatggaacggagggagtagtagataGCTGGCTGCCTGGATGTCATTAACTGGTCACatcattatttattttgaatcatTTCCTACTTTGGCAGGTACCAAAGCCAACACATTTCTTCCTTAGTGCTTACTTAGATGAGAAGAATGTAAAACAGCTTTTACGGCTGCTCCTATCAAAATTTGGGAGACGTCAACCTGTTCGATCAGACAATGAGTGGGCTAATACGTGGCGTGATTTGAAACTCTTCCAAGAAAAggcatttccttttcttgattCAGAATATATCCTGGGAGAATTCATTAGAGGGCTTCTAAAAGCTGGCAAATTTTCATTAGCCAGGAACTATCTTGGTGGTACAAGTGCAGTTTCTTTGTCTACAGAAAAAGCTGAAAATCTCATTATCCAAGCTGCAAGGGAGTATTTTTTCTCAGCTTCAACTTTGTCCTGCAATGAAGTGAGTTTGTGTCATTTAATTATTTTGCATACTAATACTGATCTTTTATGTTGTCACTGATTAATGCTAACTTTGACTGTAACATTTACAGATCTGGAAGGCCAGGGAATGCCTAAACCTGTTACCAAATAGCAAAAATGTTCAAGTAGAAACTGATATAATTGATGCTCTAACTGTCAGACTTCCTTATCTAGGAGTCACTATCCTTCCCGTTCAGTTTAGGCAGGTGAAGGATCCCATGGAGATTATACGTATGGTGATTACAAGTCAAACAGGGGCATATCTTCATTTTGAAGAGATTATTGATGTTGCTAAACTTCTTGGATTAAGAAGTGAAGAAGAAATAGCTGCTGTTGAGGAGGCTATTGCTAGAGAAGCAGTGGTAAATGGTGACCTTCAATTAGCTTTTGATCTGTGTCTAAATTTGACTAAAAAGGGTCATGGTGAAGTCTGGGATTTATGTGCTGCAATTGCAAGAGGTCCTCAGCTTGACAATTTGGATACAAGCACTCGTGAAAAGCTATTGGGCTTCTCCCTCATCCATTGCGACAAAGATTCTGTTGGGGAATTATTGAATGCTTGGAAGGAGCTTGATGTCCATGATAAATTCGAGCAATTAATGGTTTCAACAGGAACAAACCCTCCCAATTTCTTTGTTGATGGCTCTTCATATATGCCACTTCCTGTGCAAAGTGTGCAAGACATACTTGCCCTGAGAGGTGACCTTAGCCATGATAGAGATCACGATCATCTGGCGATTGCTAAAGAAATGCTATCAAAGGTTTGCATGGACTTAACAAATGAAGATGCATATAGTTGGGAATCtacttttgcagaaaatagGAAACTATTGTCCTTCTCTGCATTGGAGTTGCCATGGCTTTTGAAATTGTCTGATGACGAGGAGCATGATGGTAACAAACATTCTTCAAAGACAGATCATCCCATCAGCAGATATCGATTTTCAACAAAAGTGGAGGCAACAAACAGCATTATATATTGGTTGGGTGTAAATAGTTTTGCTCCCAGTGATAATCTAATCATGTTTCTTGCGAAGTCTGTACTGGAGCCTCCTGTAGATGAAGATGATTATGTCCTTTCCTGTTCAGTTCTTCTGAATCTCATGGACCCTTTCAATGGAGTGAAAATAATAGAGGAAGAACTTAAAAGGCGAGAATGTTATCAAGAGATTAGTAGCATAATGAATGTAGGAATGATATATAGTTCCCTCAACAGTTTGAAGAAAGAATGTTCTACTCCTGAACAGAGGAGAAATCTGCTGCTTCACAAATTTCATGAGAAGTTTACCTCAATTGATTCAGGTAGATGCACTTAAATTAACCATGTACGAAGACAATCGTTGAAACACTTCCACTGTTTTTGTGAATACTCATCTTGTCCAATATCCTGTCATGTTATtcatttctttcatttttatGTGGGTTACATATTTTTGACTGTCTCTTTACTTTTACTTTGATTAGAAGAGTTAGACCAGATTGATATGGCACATGCCACATACTGGAGAGAGTGGAAATCAAAGTTAGAAGAGGAGAAACGACTGGCTGATCAAGCAAGAATGCTAAAAACAGTATTGCCTGATATAGACACATCTCGATTCTTGTCTGGCGATGCCAATTATATCAAAAAGGTTATTTTCTCCTTTGTCGACTCTGCAAAGCTGGAGAGAAAACATATACTGAAGGAAGCAGTAAAGATAGCTGAGAACTACGGCTTGCAGCGAACTGAGGTATCTCAGAAACATTGCATGTTTTAGTCCATTGTGATATAAACTTCTCATCTCTGATATCTATATCATCTATTGATTGATGTTAGGTGCTTTTACGGTTTCTGGGCTGTGCTCTTGTCTCTGAATATTGGGATAACGATGATATTCTAAATGAAATTTCTGAGTTCCGGGAGGACATTGTCAAATCAGCTAAGGGGGTGATTGATATGATATATTCAGATGTCTATCCAGAGATCGATGGGCATAATAAGCAACGCCTCTCCTACATCTTTAGCATCCTTTCGGCATGCCATTCCTATCTTAAGAGGACTAGTGATATAGAGTTGACATACCCAGAACATGTCCATACACATAAGCTTGAGCCATTTCAGTATTACAAGTTCCTTGAGGAAGAGTGCAAGAAAGTCTGTTTCATTGATGACTTGAACTACAAAAACATTGCTGGCCTGGATAATCTGAACTTTGAGCATTTCAATGAGGAAGTATGCAAGAATATCCATGCCTCAACTGTCAATGCTCTAGCTGATATGGTACAAGCGCTTGTGAA carries:
- the LOC100824731 gene encoding MAG2-interacting protein 2 isoform X1, whose product is MGAEDDALFEISRHASGSHEIPRESDEITTASGGSSGEGAGIFSYLSFHGISKLKERWSRYSTLGRSKGRRGNAASLFVSRNAEYVAVALGNHIVILRKSDGYVSPCGIYTNNDRLAFFTNGAWLEEQGIFGVVDDSNSLYLIKENGHAVTRRTSNQLKVSFPIIDLLVQDASSSQRPGFYIFTSDCAVHKFDYTQEPEASLYKVRIVTKDVPSPRAPQIPQSLACVDYHQDHSLVVLVGDSSLSPGSNDRSGAYFLYVLHFDGHLELSLSFQSMQLEGMFSPPNGKKTFVSSPKVRISPQGKCIATLDLNGSVNIFVLGDNLRSVSLHPHGSGTSTHLIDVKDISWWTDNILMVVKEDGRISMYSITENMVVSKDDPVLSAPLLEMARAIEGYVFVLQSSRQESDYKPNLPSVSGDHQSEMDKVFWSLISFSKVTVLEMYSVLIRENRHKDALDFASRYNLDKDEVLKACWLRSAGDILDIQSYLVNIKDQSFVLLECANKVGPTEVALKALFSFGLRKTDRYNFSELDNSGEDSVWDIRIIRLRLLWYNDLLETFLGINMGRFSAEEYRKFRLMPLVDTAIALAESGKIGALNLLIKRHPYTISSDILRVLSAIPETIAVQTYSQLLPGKSPPSIVILRDGDWVECEQMASYINTSPSQLEKMGVVKTEILLKHSTGFLWPSVAELSEWYRNRARDIDCLSGQLENCLAMIELACQKGLVELQLFFDDMKCLYQVVYSDELNEFIMNLATWEDLPDYQKFKIILKGAKDDTVVQRLDEMAIPFMNKKLHLISSSSAEKQEESYLTKWMKEAAAENELSICLSVIENGCGESPICGLFKDLDEMIETAIRCIYICSATNQWNTMSSILSKLLHKTKREKSLLANEEDCSLKDAKQAPGTSVVSYVDMQNLCAAILSDLSDCERDSCHGSRAHQFDNIKSLDMREKMLKVAEGHVEVGRLFAYYQVPKPTHFFLSAYLDEKNVKQLLRLLLSKFGRRQPVRSDNEWANTWRDLKLFQEKAFPFLDSEYILGEFIRGLLKAGKFSLARNYLGGTSAVSLSTEKAENLIIQAAREYFFSASTLSCNEIWKARECLNLLPNSKNVQVETDIIDALTVRLPYLGVTILPVQFRQVKDPMEIIRMVITSQTGAYLHFEEIIDVAKLLGLRSEEEIAAVEEAIAREAVVNGDLQLAFDLCLNLTKKGHGEVWDLCAAIARGPQLDNLDTSTREKLLGFSLIHCDKDSVGELLNAWKELDVHDKFEQLMVSTGTNPPNFFVDGSSYMPLPVQSVQDILALRGDLSHDRDHDHLAIAKEMLSKVCMDLTNEDAYSWESTFAENRKLLSFSALELPWLLKLSDDEEHDGNKHSSKTDHPISRYRFSTKVEATNSIIYWLGVNSFAPSDNLIMFLAKSVLEPPVDEDDYVLSCSVLLNLMDPFNGVKIIEEELKRRECYQEISSIMNVGMIYSSLNSLKKECSTPEQRRNLLLHKFHEKFTSIDSEELDQIDMAHATYWREWKSKLEEEKRLADQARMLKTVLPDIDTSRFLSGDANYIKKVIFSFVDSAKLERKHILKEAVKIAENYGLQRTEVLLRFLGCALVSEYWDNDDILNEISEFREDIVKSAKGVIDMIYSDVYPEIDGHNKQRLSYIFSILSACHSYLKRTSDIELTYPEHVHTHKLEPFQYYKFLEEECKKVCFIDDLNYKNIAGLDNLNFEHFNEEVCKNIHASTVNALADMVQALVNMYVDALAKGLVSREGVYKHYVLVMLASLEGRNEARSNNTDHEKLQAVLCEIESNYDSCKECIQTLPATDIQYIIGRYCTLCFPGNLARSHPQEPSWKKPLATLITLWIKLVDDIPRQSTDACSYERTGYLDPNRLSHCMRAFRQLLINDEITVHQGWDAISMFVKAGFNNGIIMDTSYICRALILSGCAFESVVEVYYEGQESESADSSNPLDLLELYGATTDGCLSDLIEGSFESQVLLHKLLSSLSKSTVEHAGSLEMVRSGVWGKLISFSENMQLDSQLRVYALQLMQCITGRNLKSLPNEVVSQVQPWESWYEPGTSDSIADEGANPSSSITGTLVALRSSQMITAVLPDANITPENLASLDSAVSCFLHLSEGASSVKSVVVLEAVLEEWEQLFFSKEEYVPPHESPKETSDWSDGWDDGWEALPEELESPTKKQGGASLSVHPLHSCWMELIKKLVGLGELQKIIELLDRVSSKHGVLLEADEAQRLLELLSTLNCFMALKIMLLLPYEAPQLECLQMVEAKMREGTVPTTSNADDYELLALVLSSGALQKITAEEGDCKLFSHICHLVGHLARSFQNYLCVHWNDESNTLETSNLNQSLLFGKVLLPCFISELVLKGQYLVAGFAISRWMHTHPSLGLMDVVEPSVRCYLEGQVAQAQQVGGSDASFTEKEQHISHTLSTLRTKLVSTLQAALAALPNQES
- the LOC100824731 gene encoding MAG2-interacting protein 2 isoform X2; its protein translation is MRQVHKGFYIFTSDCAVHKFDYTQEPEASLYKVRIVTKDVPSPRAPQIPQSLACVDYHQDHSLVVLVGDSSLSPGSNDRSGAYFLYVLHFDGHLELSLSFQSMQLEGMFSPPNGKKTFVSSPKVRISPQGKCIATLDLNGSVNIFVLGDNLRSVSLHPHGSGTSTHLIDVKDISWWTDNILMVVKEDGRISMYSITENMVVSKDDPVLSAPLLEMARAIEGYVFVLQSSRQESDYKPNLPSVSGDHQSEMDKVFWSLISFSKVTVLEMYSVLIRENRHKDALDFASRYNLDKDEVLKACWLRSAGDILDIQSYLVNIKDQSFVLLECANKVGPTEVALKALFSFGLRKTDRYNFSELDNSGEDSVWDIRIIRLRLLWYNDLLETFLGINMGRFSAEEYRKFRLMPLVDTAIALAESGKIGALNLLIKRHPYTISSDILRVLSAIPETIAVQTYSQLLPGKSPPSIVILRDGDWVECEQMASYINTSPSQLEKMGVVKTEILLKHSTGFLWPSVAELSEWYRNRARDIDCLSGQLENCLAMIELACQKGLVELQLFFDDMKCLYQVVYSDELNEFIMNLATWEDLPDYQKFKIILKGAKDDTVVQRLDEMAIPFMNKKLHLISSSSAEKQEESYLTKWMKEAAAENELSICLSVIENGCGESPICGLFKDLDEMIETAIRCIYICSATNQWNTMSSILSKLLHKTKREKSLLANEEDCSLKDAKQAPGTSVVSYVDMQNLCAAILSDLSDCERDSCHGSRAHQFDNIKSLDMREKMLKVAEGHVEVGRLFAYYQVPKPTHFFLSAYLDEKNVKQLLRLLLSKFGRRQPVRSDNEWANTWRDLKLFQEKAFPFLDSEYILGEFIRGLLKAGKFSLARNYLGGTSAVSLSTEKAENLIIQAAREYFFSASTLSCNEIWKARECLNLLPNSKNVQVETDIIDALTVRLPYLGVTILPVQFRQVKDPMEIIRMVITSQTGAYLHFEEIIDVAKLLGLRSEEEIAAVEEAIAREAVVNGDLQLAFDLCLNLTKKGHGEVWDLCAAIARGPQLDNLDTSTREKLLGFSLIHCDKDSVGELLNAWKELDVHDKFEQLMVSTGTNPPNFFVDGSSYMPLPVQSVQDILALRGDLSHDRDHDHLAIAKEMLSKVCMDLTNEDAYSWESTFAENRKLLSFSALELPWLLKLSDDEEHDGNKHSSKTDHPISRYRFSTKVEATNSIIYWLGVNSFAPSDNLIMFLAKSVLEPPVDEDDYVLSCSVLLNLMDPFNGVKIIEEELKRRECYQEISSIMNVGMIYSSLNSLKKECSTPEQRRNLLLHKFHEKFTSIDSEELDQIDMAHATYWREWKSKLEEEKRLADQARMLKTVLPDIDTSRFLSGDANYIKKVIFSFVDSAKLERKHILKEAVKIAENYGLQRTEVLLRFLGCALVSEYWDNDDILNEISEFREDIVKSAKGVIDMIYSDVYPEIDGHNKQRLSYIFSILSACHSYLKRTSDIELTYPEHVHTHKLEPFQYYKFLEEECKKVCFIDDLNYKNIAGLDNLNFEHFNEEVCKNIHASTVNALADMVQALVNMYVDALAKGLVSREGVYKHYVLVMLASLEGRNEARSNNTDHEKLQAVLCEIESNYDSCKECIQTLPATDIQYIIGRYCTLCFPGNLARSHPQEPSWKKPLATLITLWIKLVDDIPRQSTDACSYERTGYLDPNRLSHCMRAFRQLLINDEITVHQGWDAISMFVKAGFNNGIIMDTSYICRALILSGCAFESVVEVYYEGQESESADSSNPLDLLELYGATTDGCLSDLIEGSFESQVLLHKLLSSLSKSTVEHAGSLEMVRSGVWGKLISFSENMQLDSQLRVYALQLMQCITGRNLKSLPNEVVSQVQPWESWYEPGTSDSIADEGANPSSSITGTLVALRSSQMITAVLPDANITPENLASLDSAVSCFLHLSEGASSVKSVVVLEAVLEEWEQLFFSKEEYVPPHESPKETSDWSDGWDDGWEALPEELESPTKKQGGASLSVHPLHSCWMELIKKLVGLGELQKIIELLDRVSSKHGVLLEADEAQRLLELLSTLNCFMALKIMLLLPYEAPQLECLQMVEAKMREGTVPTTSNADDYELLALVLSSGALQKITAEEGDCKLFSHICHLVGHLARSFQNYLCVHWNDESNTLETSNLNQSLLFGKVLLPCFISELVLKGQYLVAGFAISRWMHTHPSLGLMDVVEPSVRCYLEGQVAQAQQVGGSDASFTEKEQHISHTLSTLRTKLVSTLQAALAALPNQES